The following is a genomic window from Candidatus Rokuibacteriota bacterium.
CGCCGACACCGACCGGACGGCTCGTCACCAGCTCTCGCAGAAGTTTCAGGACCTGATCGACGCTCTCGCCATGCGGGAAAACGCGACGGAGGGCGACGCCTACCTCGAGGGCTGGGGCCAGGGCGACTGGGTCGAGCGGCAGGGCTCGCCCGACGAAGTCGCGCAGGCCGTCGCCGCGGAGCTCGAGGACGGCTTCCAGGCCCTCCTCATGAAGCGCTTCTTGCCCCGGCCTGATTAGGGAGCGTCGAACCGGCCGCGGCCAAGTAGGCCGACATGGACCCGAAGAACTTCTCCGACAAGATGGGGCGCTACGGATTCCGTCGCCAAGCCGCGGAGCCCGGCGACGGCGGGACGCGCGCCACTTGAAGTCGGCGGGGACTTGGTTTAGAAGATAGCGGGCGCGATGCCGCGCCGATCATCGACACCACCCATCACGCGAGGCACGTCTAACATGGCGACCAAGGCAGCGGGCGGCGGCACTCCCATCGAGG
Proteins encoded in this region:
- a CDS encoding virulence factor; this encodes MARYRIVHWKEIPSLVEAADTDRTARHQLSQKFQDLIDALAMRENATEGDAYLEGWGQGDWVERQGSPDEVAQAVAAELEDGFQALLMKRFLPRPD